One segment of Curtobacterium sp. MR_MD2014 DNA contains the following:
- a CDS encoding winged helix-turn-helix domain-containing protein: protein MVRSTLSAAEARRVTLAAQGFGAPPRDAVGTRTLTSTIGRLGLLQIDSVNVFERSHYLPLFARLGPYDRDTLDRLTMRRSGPYAEYWAHEAAFLPRTDLPLFRWRMDAYRERDARPNRIAGVERTASVRRELRALLAAEGPLPASAVEHEANVRRGPWWGWSDVKAGLEQMFRWGEVVSAGRAGFERVYALPDQVLPVGTLEAAPDRHTAVTELVRRAARASGVGTRADLADYFRLRADDTAAAITELEERGELVPARVAGWRDRAWLHVDARVPRHVAADAVLSPFDPVVWFRRRAERMYDFHYRIEIYTPAPKRVYGYYVLPVLQDDRLTGRVDLKSDRQRGVLRVRTAWQEPGEHLDAERLAETLRRAAAWQGLDGIEVTDRGTAAGAVAAALGVALVPHEAADDADAPAPEDDTVV from the coding sequence ATGGTCCGGTCCACGCTCTCCGCCGCCGAGGCCCGCCGCGTCACGCTGGCGGCCCAGGGCTTCGGCGCACCCCCGCGCGACGCGGTGGGCACCCGCACCCTGACCAGCACGATCGGCCGGCTCGGGTTGCTGCAGATCGACTCGGTCAACGTCTTCGAACGCAGCCACTACCTGCCCCTCTTCGCCCGCCTCGGTCCCTACGACCGGGACACGTTGGACCGGCTCACCATGCGGCGCTCCGGCCCCTACGCGGAGTACTGGGCGCACGAGGCGGCGTTCCTGCCGCGGACGGACCTCCCGCTCTTCCGGTGGCGGATGGACGCGTACCGCGAACGCGACGCCCGACCGAACCGGATCGCCGGCGTGGAACGGACCGCGAGCGTCCGCCGGGAGCTCCGCGCACTGCTCGCCGCCGAGGGGCCCCTGCCCGCCAGCGCGGTCGAGCACGAGGCGAACGTCCGACGCGGGCCGTGGTGGGGGTGGAGCGACGTGAAGGCGGGGCTCGAGCAGATGTTCCGCTGGGGCGAGGTCGTGAGCGCCGGACGCGCCGGGTTCGAGCGTGTCTACGCCCTGCCCGACCAGGTGCTGCCGGTGGGGACGCTCGAGGCCGCGCCCGACCGCCACACGGCCGTCACGGAGCTGGTCCGGCGTGCCGCGCGCGCGTCCGGCGTCGGGACCCGCGCGGACCTCGCCGACTACTTCCGCCTGCGTGCGGACGACACCGCCGCCGCGATCACGGAGCTCGAGGAGCGCGGCGAACTCGTGCCGGCGCGGGTGGCGGGCTGGCGGGACCGTGCCTGGCTGCACGTCGATGCCAGGGTCCCACGCCACGTCGCCGCCGACGCGGTGCTCAGCCCGTTCGACCCCGTCGTGTGGTTCCGGCGTCGCGCGGAGCGCATGTACGACTTCCACTACCGCATCGAGATCTACACGCCGGCACCGAAGCGTGTGTACGGCTACTACGTGCTGCCGGTGCTGCAGGACGACCGGCTGACCGGACGCGTCGACCTGAAGAGCGATCGGCAGCGCGGCGTGCTCCGGGTCCGGACTGCCTGGCAGGAGCCCGGCGAGCACCTCGACGCGGAGCGCCTCGCCGAGACGCTGCGGCGGGCGGCGGCGTGGCAGGGCCTCGACGGCATCGAGGTCACGGATCGCGGCACCGCCGCGGGTGCGGTGGCCGCGGCGCTCGGGGTCGCGCTCGTCCCGCACGAGGCGGCGGACGACGCCGATGCTCCGGCTCCCGAAGACGACACGGTCGTGTGA
- a CDS encoding AI-2E family transporter, with product MAWGKKTHPDPVVEQVVPTGMRIAGAWSWRVLVVVGVVAVFIYLVTLFSEVLIPFLIGIVVAALLVPLSNWMQRHHVPKWIAVVVSLVGGLAAVGGLIWLVVDQIAAAYPSLRDRTLSQYDNIREFVLSSGLGISQSDLNNYLNQATDWLSSNSGSILSGVASAGSSLTHLLTGLFVVIFTVIFLLIDGKNVWRWTVRLFPKNARAAIDGAGVAGWTTLTSFIRVQIFVAFVDAVGIGIGAAALQLPLVIPIAVFVFLGAFIPVVGAIVTGFLAVFIALIFNGWVAALVMLGVILVVQQVEGHILQPLVMGSAVKVHPLAVVLGVTAASGLAGIAGAFFAVPLIATVNSMVTTIASGRWKGLDSDHVLEAKQRDHHASVEAKKRRRWRKRHPDGVPAPGSDEQPTAAKGTAG from the coding sequence ATGGCCTGGGGAAAGAAGACGCATCCGGATCCCGTCGTCGAACAGGTCGTGCCGACGGGCATGCGGATCGCGGGCGCGTGGTCGTGGCGCGTGCTGGTGGTCGTCGGCGTGGTCGCGGTCTTCATCTACCTCGTGACGCTGTTCAGCGAGGTGCTCATCCCGTTCCTCATCGGGATCGTCGTCGCCGCCCTGCTCGTGCCGCTGTCGAACTGGATGCAGCGCCACCACGTGCCGAAGTGGATCGCCGTCGTGGTCAGCCTCGTCGGTGGCCTCGCGGCCGTCGGCGGACTCATCTGGCTCGTCGTCGACCAGATCGCGGCGGCCTACCCCTCGCTCCGCGACCGGACGCTCTCGCAGTACGACAACATCCGCGAGTTCGTCCTCAGCTCCGGTCTGGGCATCAGCCAGTCCGACCTCAACAACTACCTCAACCAGGCGACCGACTGGCTGTCGAGCAACTCCGGCTCGATCCTGTCCGGGGTCGCGAGCGCGGGATCGTCGCTGACGCACCTGCTCACCGGCTTGTTCGTGGTCATCTTCACGGTGATCTTCCTGCTCATCGACGGCAAGAACGTGTGGCGCTGGACCGTCCGGCTGTTCCCGAAGAACGCCCGCGCCGCGATCGACGGCGCCGGGGTCGCCGGGTGGACCACCCTGACGAGCTTCATCCGCGTGCAGATCTTCGTCGCGTTCGTCGACGCCGTCGGCATCGGCATCGGTGCCGCCGCGCTGCAGCTGCCGCTCGTCATCCCGATCGCCGTGTTCGTGTTCCTCGGCGCGTTCATCCCGGTCGTCGGCGCCATCGTCACGGGCTTCCTCGCCGTCTTCATCGCCCTGATCTTCAACGGCTGGGTCGCGGCGCTCGTCATGCTCGGCGTGATCCTCGTCGTGCAGCAGGTCGAGGGGCACATCCTGCAGCCGCTCGTCATGGGCAGCGCGGTCAAGGTGCACCCGCTCGCCGTCGTCCTCGGCGTCACCGCGGCGTCCGGGCTGGCCGGCATCGCCGGAGCCTTCTTCGCGGTGCCGCTGATCGCGACCGTGAACTCGATGGTGACGACGATCGCGAGCGGCCGGTGGAAGGGGCTCGACTCCGACCACGTGCTCGAGGCGAAGCAGCGCGACCACCACGCGAGCGTCGAGGCGAAGAAGCGCCGTCGCTGGCGGAAGCGCCACCCCGACGGCGTCCCGGCCCCGGGCAGCGACGAACAGCCCACCGCCGCGAAGGGGACCGCGGGCTGA
- the ilvA gene encoding threonine ammonia-lyase, translating into MTDTSAPQQQTDAFPTLADIEAARQTIAGVARVTPMETSQFLAELLGSPVHLKCENLQRTGAYKVRGAYNRLAALSPEQRAAGVVAASAGNHAQGVALAARELGIPATIFTPVGVALPKLQATRHYGAEVVLRGHSVEEALSAAKDFAAHTGAVFIPPFDHPDVIAGQGTLGLEIIDQVPDVDTVVVPIGGGGVISGIALAVKGMSERLGRPIRVIGVQAENAAAYPSSITAGAPVTITTKPTISDGIAVARPGDLNFPIIRDLVDEIVTVSDDDTARALLVLLERAKLVVEAAGAVGVAAIMSGAVRDTGRTVVLLSGGNIDPLMMERIITRGLVAASRYIGIRIMLPDRPGQLARVAQVISDAGANVVEVLHTRHGQGLVINEVALDLSIEARGPEHAQEVIQRLHEVGFRPELLEN; encoded by the coding sequence GTGACCGACACCTCCGCGCCCCAGCAGCAGACCGACGCGTTCCCGACGCTGGCGGACATCGAGGCCGCTCGGCAGACCATCGCGGGCGTCGCACGCGTCACGCCGATGGAGACGTCGCAGTTCCTCGCGGAGCTGCTCGGCTCGCCGGTGCACCTGAAGTGCGAGAACCTGCAGCGCACGGGCGCGTACAAGGTGCGCGGTGCCTACAACCGCCTCGCTGCCCTCAGCCCCGAGCAGCGAGCGGCGGGTGTCGTCGCCGCGAGCGCCGGCAACCACGCGCAGGGAGTTGCCCTGGCCGCTCGGGAGCTCGGCATCCCGGCCACGATCTTCACCCCGGTGGGCGTCGCGCTGCCGAAGCTCCAGGCGACGCGGCACTACGGCGCCGAGGTCGTGCTGCGGGGTCACTCGGTGGAGGAAGCGCTGAGCGCCGCGAAGGACTTCGCCGCCCACACCGGTGCGGTGTTCATCCCGCCCTTCGACCACCCGGACGTCATCGCGGGCCAGGGCACGCTGGGCCTCGAGATCATCGACCAGGTGCCCGACGTCGACACGGTGGTCGTGCCGATCGGTGGCGGCGGGGTCATCTCCGGCATCGCGCTCGCGGTGAAGGGCATGTCCGAGCGCCTCGGTCGTCCGATCCGGGTGATCGGCGTGCAGGCGGAGAACGCCGCGGCGTACCCGTCGTCGATCACCGCGGGAGCACCGGTGACGATCACGACGAAGCCGACGATCTCGGACGGCATCGCGGTCGCCCGACCGGGCGACCTGAACTTCCCGATCATCCGCGACCTCGTCGACGAGATCGTGACCGTCTCGGACGACGACACTGCCCGTGCCCTGCTGGTGCTGCTCGAGCGCGCGAAGCTCGTGGTCGAGGCCGCCGGCGCCGTCGGCGTCGCGGCGATCATGTCCGGCGCCGTCCGCGACACCGGCCGCACCGTCGTGCTGCTGAGCGGTGGGAACATCGACCCGCTCATGATGGAGCGCATCATCACCCGCGGTCTCGTCGCGGCGTCGCGCTACATCGGCATCCGGATCATGCTGCCCGACCGCCCCGGGCAGCTCGCCCGCGTCGCCCAGGTCATCTCGGACGCCGGCGCCAACGTGGTCGAGGTGCTGCACACCCGGCACGGGCAGGGCCTGGTGATCAACGAGGTGGCCCTGGACCTGTCGATCGAGGCACGCGGCCCCGAGCACGCGCAGGAGGTCATCCAGCGCCTGCACGAGGTCGGCTTCCGCCCGGAGCTGCTCGAGAACTGA
- the greA gene encoding transcription elongation factor GreA, with amino-acid sequence MSNDTQTTWLTQEAHDRLTAELEQLSGPARKEIADRIEAAREEGDLKENGGYHAAKDEQGKIEARIRQLTELLKHATVGEADFDGTVEPGTVVTAVIAGDESTFLVGNREIVAEGSDLTVYSPVSPVGAAILGLRAGDETTYTAPNGKEISAKVTKVERYEP; translated from the coding sequence ATGAGCAACGACACGCAGACCACCTGGCTGACCCAGGAGGCGCACGACCGTCTCACGGCCGAGCTCGAACAGCTGTCGGGCCCGGCCCGCAAGGAGATCGCGGACCGCATCGAGGCGGCGCGTGAAGAGGGCGACCTCAAGGAGAACGGCGGCTACCACGCCGCGAAGGACGAGCAGGGCAAGATCGAGGCCCGCATCCGGCAGCTCACCGAGCTGCTCAAGCACGCCACCGTGGGCGAGGCCGACTTCGACGGCACCGTCGAGCCGGGCACCGTCGTCACGGCGGTCATCGCCGGCGACGAGTCGACCTTCCTCGTGGGCAACCGCGAGATCGTGGCCGAGGGGTCCGACCTGACCGTGTACAGCCCGGTGAGCCCGGTCGGTGCCGCGATCCTCGGGCTGCGCGCGGGCGACGAGACGACCTACACCGCGCCGAACGGCAAGGAGATCAGCGCCAAGGTGACGAAGGTCGAGCGCTACGAGCCGTAG